Proteins from a genomic interval of Polaribacter sejongensis:
- a CDS encoding PA14 domain-containing protein, whose product MINPLNKTKKFRLKKSQFLYVLFLFTINSYSQTLITTSIGKSTNKTNTTDTVDTDNDGIIDSIDIDDDNDGILDVNETDNNCAASRNNRLNYEFYDSVPTGSTVDNIPTTGAKGTGTVTDFDVDALYAIETPGDGDTFSIRYTGFITIETSETYTFYTNSDDGSKLFIDNNQIVSNDGNHGPTEKSGSIALLPGLHDITVLFFENGGGESLTVQYSSSSITKSAIPFSKLSSSKICDNDTDGDGITNSLDLDSDNDGIPDNIEAQTTRGYIPPTGIDSDNDGLDDAYDATPNGNSDGSGSLGLTTINTDENAISGADVKPDYLDLDADGDGLFDIVESGSNLSNDGAGKVTGTVGTNGLADAIETDGTDNLYTDVNGKYDDTQTDNFTDTDGDANSAIGDVDYRDINVNIDTDNDGIPDSIDADSDNDGIIDSVEDGNCDLSEKVEIIVISSEDFGTGTTRTTNNNVENHSYTSSGAIPDGSYAVVSSLTSGLSDYNRTDKNGDIDSNIDQFTGPAGGSTNSRYLAINMINQANTEFYRQSLTNLIIGADYRFRLDLAGLCNGCSDKPIFRLEVQDDSGATTQTISSPAAGEPNDDIWRRVSLNFTATKTTLDIVIFNDQPNGSAGNDVGVDNIVFATLECPASFNDQDGDGIPNSLDLDSDNDGIPDVIEAGGIDADRDGKADGDIDPNNGIPSSAGTGNTPTNTDGDAVANYLDLDADNDGIPDNIESQTSKGYIAPSGFGAGITDANNNGMDDAYESGAIIGVNPTNTDENATVNADTIPDYLDLDSDGDGIFDVIESGTGLPNDGNGMSTGTFGINGLNDLAETGNTDLGYTDVNGIFDNTQTDNFTDADTDALTFGDVDYRDISDDGIAMITQVYQYDNDSNTDRWIEITNIHATKSIAANLIQVQLYVDKTGTQTTVPDAFYTFPNILAAGKSILLKSTNNAITNFDNSDLTRVINSDVLTNIEGANDMVTLSSTNDASSYNNRYDIIQAIADKTSKVRIDETLIYNKDYDANEWVVFIDDAILPYQPIGDETVAGDKRHPQDPLISEIESSSTEANTLLGLHRIDITTSTATNNLYTNGYPDRSRSVVIDQDFEHETNRLSARKLKIDASKTLKVTDQLLVVTNDITLDGDIRLAGTLAQLVQTHTGTSTITSTTTGVMGKLLVDQNSDIPSLYRYGYMSSPVNSGTNTYTIEDVLKDGTDPSTPKDITFVGGYDGSFTSTGISLADYWIYTYSPQTNGRINYVHKYKDGIINRGDGFIFKGPGKEDGQNYTFSGTPNDGDFNTAFEIDTDQDYLIGNPFPSAINTRKFIEDNLDSTTGTLYFWEHQESELGEGEGIDGHIFGGYIGGYAAINLTTSTAASSLASNNNNGTGGTGDSDDMTYKTPSKYIAIGQGFFIQGDESGGPINFNNTQRAYVTEGAESIFFKASGKSSKTAISTNLLPIIKLGFEYKNTEELLLHNQIAISFQETNSFAFNKGYDSEVYETGKTDMYFKFLNDDTNYVIAGVQEISNELEVPLELVVDYSGQVNVMVDEIQNVDRDIYITDKLTNTSYNVKQGKATLTLEKGVYTDRFVLAFKDASVLSVEDDILEGYTSIYADNENNNIVISKNQDIEINKVELFDILGKKVSLWNIKEQKSTYQLDIKKQIPTGIYIVKMRTNKGDTNKKIIIN is encoded by the coding sequence ATGATTAACCCCCTTAATAAAACGAAAAAATTTCGTTTAAAAAAATCACAGTTTTTATATGTGTTATTTCTATTTACAATAAATAGTTACTCACAAACTCTAATTACTACTTCTATAGGAAAATCAACAAATAAAACGAATACCACTGATACAGTAGATACAGATAATGATGGTATTATTGACTCTATAGATATTGATGATGATAACGATGGAATTTTAGATGTTAACGAAACAGATAACAATTGTGCTGCTTCTAGAAATAATCGTTTAAACTATGAGTTTTATGATAGTGTACCTACCGGTTCTACAGTAGATAACATACCTACAACAGGTGCAAAAGGTACGGGTACCGTTACAGATTTTGATGTAGATGCTCTTTATGCTATAGAAACACCAGGAGATGGTGATACCTTTAGTATACGATATACAGGTTTTATAACTATTGAAACCTCAGAAACGTATACTTTTTACACCAACTCAGATGATGGTTCTAAACTATTTATAGATAATAATCAAATTGTAAGTAATGACGGAAACCATGGCCCTACAGAAAAAAGTGGAAGTATCGCTTTATTACCGGGTTTACACGACATTACAGTACTATTTTTTGAAAACGGTGGAGGCGAATCTCTAACTGTTCAATACTCAAGCAGCAGCATTACCAAAAGTGCTATTCCTTTTTCTAAATTATCGTCAAGTAAAATTTGTGATAATGATACTGATGGAGATGGCATCACTAATTCGTTAGATTTAGATTCAGATAACGATGGTATCCCAGATAATATTGAAGCACAAACTACTAGAGGTTATATCCCTCCTACAGGAATCGATTCGGATAATGATGGTTTAGACGACGCTTATGATGCAACTCCTAATGGTAATTCAGACGGATCTGGTTCATTAGGTTTAACAACTATTAATACAGATGAAAATGCTATTTCTGGTGCAGATGTTAAACCAGATTATTTAGACTTAGATGCTGATGGTGATGGTTTATTTGACATTGTTGAATCCGGAAGCAATTTATCGAACGATGGTGCTGGTAAAGTAACAGGGACTGTTGGTACAAACGGACTTGCAGATGCTATTGAGACAGATGGTACAGATAATTTATATACAGATGTAAACGGAAAGTATGATGACACACAAACGGATAACTTTACAGATACCGATGGAGATGCCAACTCCGCTATTGGTGATGTAGATTACAGAGATATCAATGTAAATATAGATACAGATAATGATGGCATACCAGATTCTATTGATGCAGATAGCGATAATGATGGTATTATAGACAGTGTAGAAGATGGAAACTGTGATCTTTCTGAAAAAGTAGAAATTATTGTAATTTCTAGCGAAGACTTTGGTACAGGAACTACTAGAACTACAAATAACAATGTAGAAAATCATTCATATACTAGTTCTGGTGCCATACCAGATGGTTCTTATGCCGTAGTTTCATCACTCACTTCAGGATTATCAGACTACAATCGTACAGACAAAAATGGAGATATAGATTCAAATATAGATCAATTTACAGGTCCAGCAGGTGGTTCTACAAACAGTAGATATTTAGCTATAAACATGATTAATCAAGCTAATACAGAGTTTTATCGTCAGTCTTTAACCAATTTAATTATTGGAGCAGATTATAGGTTTAGACTAGATTTAGCGGGTTTATGTAATGGATGTAGTGACAAGCCAATTTTTAGATTGGAAGTACAAGATGATTCTGGAGCAACAACACAAACAATATCATCACCAGCGGCAGGAGAACCTAATGATGATATTTGGAGAAGAGTATCATTAAACTTTACAGCAACAAAAACTACTTTAGATATTGTAATTTTTAACGACCAACCTAATGGTTCTGCAGGGAATGATGTTGGGGTAGATAATATTGTTTTTGCTACTTTAGAATGTCCAGCAAGTTTTAATGATCAAGATGGAGATGGTATCCCTAATTCTTTAGATTTAGATTCTGATAATGATGGTATTCCAGATGTTATAGAAGCTGGTGGTATAGACGCTGATAGAGATGGTAAAGCAGATGGAGATATAGACCCTAACAATGGAATACCAAGTTCTGCAGGTACAGGCAATACACCTACAAATACAGATGGAGATGCTGTTGCAAATTACTTAGATTTAGATGCAGATAATGACGGAATTCCAGATAATATAGAAAGCCAAACATCTAAAGGTTATATCGCTCCTAGTGGTTTTGGTGCAGGAATAACAGATGCAAACAACAATGGTATGGACGATGCTTATGAATCTGGTGCAATTATTGGAGTAAACCCAACAAATACAGACGAAAATGCAACTGTAAATGCAGATACAATACCAGATTATTTAGACTTAGATTCTGATGGCGATGGTATATTTGATGTTATAGAATCTGGAACAGGCTTGCCAAATGATGGTAACGGAATGTCTACAGGTACTTTTGGTATTAATGGTTTAAACGATCTTGCAGAAACAGGTAATACAGATTTAGGTTATACTGATGTAAATGGTATTTTTGACAACACACAAACAGATAATTTTACAGATGCTGATACAGATGCCTTAACTTTTGGAGATGTAGATTATAGAGATATTTCTGATGATGGAATTGCAATGATTACTCAAGTATATCAATATGATAATGATAGCAATACAGACAGATGGATAGAAATTACAAACATTCATGCTACTAAAAGTATTGCTGCTAATCTTATTCAAGTTCAATTATATGTAGATAAAACAGGTACACAAACCACGGTTCCAGATGCTTTCTATACATTTCCAAATATATTAGCTGCTGGTAAATCTATATTGTTAAAAAGCACTAATAATGCAATTACTAACTTTGATAACTCTGATTTAACAAGAGTTATAAATAGCGACGTATTAACCAATATTGAAGGCGCTAATGACATGGTTACTTTATCATCTACCAATGATGCTTCTTCTTACAACAACAGATATGATATCATTCAAGCAATTGCTGATAAAACATCAAAAGTAAGAATAGATGAAACATTAATATACAATAAAGACTACGATGCAAATGAATGGGTAGTATTTATAGATGATGCTATTTTACCTTATCAACCAATTGGTGATGAAACTGTTGCAGGAGATAAAAGACATCCGCAAGATCCTTTAATCTCAGAAATTGAATCTTCTAGTACAGAAGCAAACACGTTGTTAGGTTTACATAGAATTGATATTACTACTTCAACAGCTACTAACAATTTGTATACAAATGGGTATCCAGATAGATCTCGTTCTGTGGTAATTGATCAAGATTTTGAACATGAAACAAACAGATTAAGCGCTAGAAAACTTAAAATTGATGCAAGTAAAACATTAAAAGTAACAGATCAATTGTTAGTGGTTACAAATGATATTACTTTAGATGGTGATATTCGTTTAGCAGGTACATTAGCTCAATTAGTGCAAACACACACTGGTACTAGCACAATTACAAGTACAACAACTGGTGTTATGGGGAAACTTTTAGTAGATCAAAATTCAGATATACCTAGTTTATATAGATATGGGTACATGAGTTCTCCTGTTAATTCAGGAACTAACACCTACACTATAGAAGATGTATTAAAAGATGGTACAGATCCAAGTACTCCAAAAGACATAACATTTGTTGGTGGTTATGATGGTTCTTTTACTAGCACAGGTATTTCATTAGCAGATTACTGGATTTACACCTATTCTCCTCAAACTAATGGTAGAATAAACTATGTACATAAATATAAAGATGGTATAATAAATAGAGGTGATGGATTTATTTTTAAAGGACCTGGTAAAGAAGATGGACAAAATTATACTTTCTCAGGAACACCTAATGATGGTGATTTTAATACCGCATTTGAAATAGATACTGATCAAGATTACTTAATTGGTAACCCTTTCCCTTCTGCTATAAATACTAGAAAATTTATAGAAGACAATCTAGACAGTACAACAGGAACTCTTTATTTCTGGGAACACCAAGAAAGTGAATTAGGTGAAGGAGAAGGAATTGATGGACATATATTTGGTGGATACATTGGTGGATACGCAGCTATAAATTTAACTACCTCTACAGCTGCTAGTTCTTTAGCTTCTAATAACAATAATGGTACAGGTGGTACAGGTGATAGCGATGATATGACTTATAAAACACCTTCAAAATACATAGCAATAGGACAAGGTTTCTTTATACAAGGTGATGAGTCTGGTGGACCAATTAATTTTAACAACACCCAAAGAGCTTATGTTACAGAAGGTGCTGAATCTATATTTTTTAAAGCAAGTGGAAAAAGCAGTAAAACAGCAATTTCAACAAACTTATTGCCTATTATTAAATTAGGTTTTGAATATAAAAACACGGAAGAATTATTACTTCATAACCAAATAGCAATCTCTTTTCAAGAAACAAATTCTTTTGCTTTTAATAAAGGATATGACTCGGAAGTATATGAAACTGGTAAAACAGACATGTATTTTAAATTCCTTAATGACGATACAAATTATGTAATTGCTGGGGTACAAGAAATATCTAACGAGTTAGAAGTTCCTTTAGAACTAGTTGTTGATTATTCTGGACAAGTGAATGTAATGGTAGATGAAATTCAAAATGTGGATAGAGATATTTATATTACAGATAAACTGACAAATACATCTTACAATGTTAAACAAGGAAAAGCTACTTTAACTTTAGAAAAAGGAGTTTATACAGATCGCTTTGTACTTGCTTTTAAAGATGCTAGTGTACTTAGTGTAGAAGATGATATTTTAGAAGGATATACAAGTATTTATGCCGACAATGAGAATAACAATATTGTAATCTCTAAAAATCAAGATATAGAAATTAACAAAGTAGAGTTGTTTGATATTCTTGGTAAAAAAGTAAGTCTTTGGAATATTAAAGAACAAAAAAGTACGTATCAATTAGATATCAAAAAACAAATACCAACGGGTATTTATATTGTAAAAATGAGAACTAATAAAGGTGATACTAACAAAAAAATTATAATCAACTAA